The following are from one region of the Stigmatella ashevillena genome:
- a CDS encoding MBL fold metallo-hydrolase, whose protein sequence is MSLSFLTLGVGDAFSALRYSSCLAVEAEGQVLLIDCPHPIRKMMREASESSGVPLDADRVAGVALTHLHADHSSGLEGLSYFSFFLLKQKLSLLCHPEVARRLWDGHLAAGMECLIEKHGEAPHPKHFEDYFAHTPLSTESAVRFGPFSIECRFTYHHLPTTALRIRAGGRCLGYSADTSFDEGLISWLAEADLVVHETNYGVHTPYAKLAALPAELRARMRLIHYPDDFDTEGSVIEPLAQGRRYTV, encoded by the coding sequence ATGAGCCTGTCGTTCCTCACCCTGGGCGTCGGCGATGCCTTCTCCGCGCTGCGCTATTCCTCCTGCCTCGCCGTGGAAGCCGAAGGCCAAGTGCTCCTCATCGACTGCCCCCACCCCATCCGCAAGATGATGCGCGAAGCCTCGGAGTCCTCCGGCGTTCCCCTCGACGCGGACCGGGTGGCGGGCGTGGCCCTTACCCACCTGCACGCCGACCACAGCTCGGGGTTGGAGGGACTGAGCTACTTCTCGTTCTTCCTGCTGAAACAGAAGCTGTCACTGCTCTGCCACCCCGAGGTGGCCCGGAGACTCTGGGACGGGCACCTCGCGGCCGGTATGGAGTGCCTCATCGAGAAGCACGGCGAGGCCCCCCATCCCAAGCACTTCGAGGACTACTTCGCCCACACCCCGCTCTCCACCGAGTCCGCCGTCCGCTTCGGCCCCTTTTCCATCGAGTGCCGCTTCACCTACCACCACCTGCCCACGACGGCTTTGCGCATCCGGGCAGGGGGCAGGTGCCTGGGCTACAGCGCGGACACGTCCTTTGACGAGGGGCTGATCTCCTGGCTGGCGGAGGCGGATCTCGTGGTGCACGAGACAAACTACGGTGTCCACACGCCGTACGCGAAGCTTGCGGCGTTGCCTGCTGAACTCCGAGCCCGGATGCGGCTCATCCATTATCCCGACGACTTCGACACAGAGGGCAGTGTCATCGAACCGCTCGCCCAGGGGCGCCGCTACACGGTATGA
- a CDS encoding TetR/AcrR family transcriptional regulator, with amino-acid sequence MGRPSNTDERRQQIVAGLLRVMSERGYERASVAEIAKAAGLSPGLVHYHFHDKQEILLSLVEQLARGVRERVAAGLARVEGDNPRARVDAFLDAYLATGEDANPAAVASWVTISAEAIRQPEVRAIYESVVRADLQHLEDLVDALTGRRRAQAIAAGLFAAIQGYFVLAASVPGVVPPGSAASTVRRMASGLLDTEP; translated from the coding sequence TTGGGACGTCCCTCCAACACCGACGAGCGCCGCCAGCAGATCGTCGCCGGGCTGCTCCGGGTCATGTCCGAGCGAGGCTACGAGCGGGCCTCGGTGGCCGAGATCGCCAAGGCAGCAGGCCTGAGTCCTGGGCTGGTGCACTACCACTTCCACGACAAGCAGGAGATCCTCCTAAGCCTGGTGGAGCAACTGGCCCGGGGCGTGCGCGAGCGGGTGGCGGCGGGGCTCGCGCGGGTGGAGGGAGACAATCCCCGGGCCCGGGTGGATGCGTTCCTGGATGCCTATCTCGCCACGGGCGAGGACGCGAACCCCGCGGCGGTCGCCAGTTGGGTCACCATCAGCGCCGAAGCCATCCGGCAACCCGAGGTCCGTGCCATCTATGAATCGGTGGTACGGGCGGACCTCCAACACCTGGAGGATCTGGTGGACGCCCTCACCGGACGGCGGCGGGCCCAGGCGATTGCCGCCGGGCTCTTCGCCGCCATTCAGGGCTACTTCGTGCTCGCCGCCTCCGTGCCCGGCGTGGTGCCGCCCGGCTCAGCGGCCAGCACCGTGAGGCGCATGGCCTCGGGGCTGCTCGACACGGAGCCCTAG
- a CDS encoding ABC transporter ATP-binding protein has translation MEPSLPPSRPSPLAIEVKGLVKRFEDTVAVAGIDLEVPVGQCIGLLGPNGAGKTTTVEILEGLQEPTAGKVQLLGRGWAHDAKEIRERIGIALQETRFAERLTVEETVRLFRSFYAKGLAVEEAIALVQLQEKRRTYSVKLSGGQRQRLALAVALVADPEILFLDEPTTGLDPQSRRALWDVIEVLKGKGRTVVLTTHYMEEAQVLCDQVVIMDHGRIVARGTPSELIASIGAEQIIEFASTPDIPAEALADIPTFVSARTRGDGHTLSVKELHTALPGLLSVVAARGARLRHLSTRQATLDDVFLTLTGRALREGDSQ, from the coding sequence TTGGAACCATCCCTTCCGCCCTCTCGCCCCTCCCCGCTCGCCATCGAGGTGAAGGGGCTCGTCAAACGCTTCGAGGACACCGTGGCGGTGGCGGGCATCGATCTGGAAGTGCCCGTGGGCCAGTGCATCGGGCTGCTCGGGCCCAACGGCGCGGGGAAGACCACGACGGTGGAAATCCTCGAAGGGCTGCAAGAGCCCACGGCCGGAAAGGTCCAGCTTCTGGGCCGGGGCTGGGCCCATGACGCCAAGGAAATCCGGGAACGCATCGGCATCGCGCTCCAGGAGACCCGCTTCGCCGAGCGGCTCACGGTCGAGGAGACCGTGCGGCTCTTCCGCTCCTTCTACGCCAAGGGACTGGCCGTGGAGGAAGCCATCGCCCTGGTCCAGTTGCAGGAGAAGCGCAGGACGTACTCGGTGAAGCTGTCGGGAGGCCAACGGCAGCGGCTCGCGCTGGCGGTAGCGCTGGTGGCCGACCCGGAGATTCTCTTCCTGGATGAGCCCACCACGGGGTTGGACCCCCAGTCCCGGCGCGCGTTGTGGGACGTCATCGAAGTCCTCAAGGGCAAGGGCCGCACGGTGGTGCTCACCACGCACTACATGGAAGAGGCCCAGGTGTTGTGCGATCAGGTGGTCATCATGGACCACGGCCGCATCGTGGCCCGGGGCACGCCCTCGGAGCTCATCGCCTCCATTGGCGCCGAGCAGATCATCGAATTTGCCTCCACCCCGGACATCCCGGCCGAGGCGCTCGCGGACATCCCCACCTTCGTGTCCGCCCGCACCCGGGGCGACGGCCATACCCTGTCCGTGAAGGAGCTGCACACGGCACTGCCCGGACTGCTCTCGGTGGTGGCCGCGCGCGGGGCCCGGCTGAGACACCTGTCCACGCGGCAGGCCACGCTCGACGATGTCTTCCTCACCCTCACGGGCCGGGCCCTTCGCGAGGGCGATTCCCAATGA
- a CDS encoding ABC transporter permease: MNSGHPLWQLVLFRIRGFLREPEALFWVFAFPLLTSLALGIAFRNQELPELAVAVADGPEAERLAASLEAVEGLTASRMSEAEGRDAMRRGKVSLVLLPGPPPQLVVDPKREDGRTARLMTVDAINRLQGRVDPVAPRLQEVTEPGSRYIDFLIPGLLGFGLLSSSLWGLGWALVQMRTGKLLKRLIATPMKRTHFLLSFLLSRSLLSLVEILFFVLFARLLFDVRMVGSHLSFVALGLFGSLSFGGIALLTVSRAKTSEAASGLMNLVSMPMLLLSGVFFSANNFPEWMQPLIQFLPLTALNDGLRAIMIDGASLFALWRQGLVLGGWGFLSFLIALRYFKWL, translated from the coding sequence ATGAACTCCGGACATCCGCTCTGGCAACTGGTGCTCTTCCGCATCCGGGGATTCCTCCGGGAGCCCGAGGCACTCTTCTGGGTTTTCGCCTTTCCCCTGCTCACCTCGCTGGCGCTCGGCATTGCCTTCCGAAACCAGGAGCTGCCCGAGCTGGCGGTGGCGGTGGCGGACGGGCCCGAAGCGGAGCGGCTCGCCGCCTCACTCGAGGCGGTGGAGGGGCTGACGGCCTCCCGGATGTCCGAAGCCGAGGGGCGGGACGCGATGCGCCGCGGCAAGGTCTCGCTGGTGCTCCTGCCCGGCCCCCCGCCCCAGCTCGTCGTCGATCCCAAGCGCGAGGATGGCCGCACCGCCCGGCTGATGACCGTGGATGCCATCAACCGGCTGCAAGGCCGCGTGGACCCGGTGGCTCCCCGGCTTCAAGAGGTGACAGAGCCCGGCTCCCGCTACATCGATTTCCTCATCCCCGGCCTGCTGGGCTTCGGACTGCTGTCTTCCAGCCTGTGGGGGCTGGGATGGGCGTTGGTGCAGATGCGCACGGGCAAGCTGCTCAAACGGCTCATCGCCACCCCCATGAAGCGCACCCACTTCCTGCTGTCGTTCCTGCTGAGCCGCAGCCTCCTGTCGCTGGTGGAGATCCTGTTCTTCGTCCTCTTCGCCCGGCTCTTGTTCGATGTGCGCATGGTCGGCAGCCACCTGTCATTCGTCGCGCTGGGGCTCTTTGGCTCGCTGTCTTTCGGGGGGATTGCGCTCCTGACCGTCAGTCGGGCCAAGACGTCGGAGGCAGCCAGCGGGCTGATGAACCTTGTCAGCATGCCGATGCTGCTGCTCTCCGGGGTATTTTTTTCCGCGAATAACTTTCCCGAATGGATGCAGCCGCTGATTCAGTTTCTCCCACTCACCGCCCTCAACGATGGCCTGCGCGCCATCATGATCGACGGAGCCTCCCTGTTCGCCCTCTGGCGGCAAGGCTTGGTACTGGGTGGGTGGGGGTTCCTCTCCTTCTTGATTGCACTGCGTTACTTCAAGTGGCTCTAG
- a CDS encoding DEAD/DEAH box helicase produces the protein MRRDSLRLGSSRLVQSPVDTRDPLSPQDGQWLRALKAEVPPATFKKGREYAETRRVFGLQRDGGRIRAQVAGSTGERYEVALEPKEGKVNSSCTCASWNTEGPHCKHVVAAALIYAARFRPLPPPTQAAPPPAPVAPREPPSPEPEEEEVPAPDQPPGDGVSLPALAKVESWLGLSSQADYEFFYRLTSSTTGPGGRHWVVDVRRQDAQMKGPVHVKRLLQAGLRISPADERVFVVLARHEHRYDSRIVLSDEDLAEVLELLRHRRVIYRGTPLIFSEEPVRPQIHLESRPDGATARIELLFPDGVGAQIKDVILLAGQRTWVVQAQSLFAVEPDFPPRLLRKWLLEPVMAFPAPQLDRVLTFFAAHLPRFRMVLKADNIDVDESVEPHFLLTLEGTAERVKVQLAARYGQTTVPVSPTASHLGYASGVGNESRKLYRRREELERGAGKQLLEMGLRFDGAAQVYETNGDSALEFWARGLASLPAAWERFGVQAPKVRLRPKIKPRIRVGMSGVNWFDLDAEFVTDDQAVDLGAVRMWLDSGRRFVPLKDGSFAEADPAELKRVADILEEAGALPGRTRTRLPLHQSVALDLLADLGEFTEVEAKARQAMMELRDTAGVPKVALPEGLTATLRHYQESGLSWLWFLHRHGLSGILADDMGLGKTVQSLSLLQKVANEEGRKPSLVVAPTSVLANWEREAERFTPNLKVMVWHGQDRKERAEDLKDMDLVLTSYALVRRDLDQLSQVGFRYVILDEAQNIKNADSATAQSCKTLPSDSRLALTGTPLENRLSELWSLFDFLMPGFLGSAEGFSDRYEQPIQVANDVTARDRLRRRIQPFILRRLKTEVASDLPPKTESVAWCEMEPGQAALYREVLEESRRKVSESIEKVGFKRSRVSILAALMRLRQVCCDPRLLKLPPNTLLPASAKLERFGQLVDDLVAEGHRALVFSQFTEMLELLKTEADKRGLSYLYLDGRTKDRMAKVDDFNRPDGPPLFFISLKAGGTGLNLTAADYVIHYDPWWNPAVEDQATDRTHRIGQTRAVISYKLITRGTVEEKILSLQRRKKELAAGVLGTEGDFGRLLTEQDIADLFTET, from the coding sequence ATGCGAAGAGATTCCCTTCGCCTGGGTTCATCGCGACTCGTGCAATCTCCCGTCGACACCCGAGACCCCCTCTCCCCGCAGGACGGCCAGTGGTTGCGCGCCCTGAAGGCCGAGGTCCCGCCCGCTACTTTCAAGAAAGGCCGCGAGTACGCGGAGACCCGCCGCGTTTTCGGGCTTCAGCGTGATGGGGGCCGCATCCGCGCACAGGTCGCGGGTTCCACGGGCGAGCGCTACGAGGTGGCGCTGGAGCCCAAGGAGGGCAAGGTCAACTCGTCCTGCACCTGCGCGTCCTGGAATACCGAAGGGCCCCATTGCAAGCACGTGGTGGCCGCGGCGCTCATCTATGCCGCGCGTTTCCGTCCCCTGCCTCCGCCCACGCAGGCCGCCCCGCCCCCCGCGCCCGTGGCCCCGCGCGAGCCGCCCAGCCCAGAGCCCGAGGAAGAGGAGGTGCCGGCTCCGGACCAGCCCCCAGGGGATGGGGTGAGCCTGCCGGCGCTGGCCAAGGTGGAGAGCTGGCTGGGCCTCTCCTCTCAGGCGGACTATGAGTTCTTCTACCGGTTGACGTCGTCCACCACGGGGCCGGGGGGACGCCACTGGGTGGTGGACGTGCGCCGCCAGGACGCCCAGATGAAGGGCCCCGTGCACGTCAAGCGCCTGCTTCAGGCCGGCCTGCGCATCTCGCCGGCCGATGAGCGGGTCTTCGTGGTCCTGGCCCGGCACGAGCACCGGTACGACTCGCGCATCGTCCTGTCCGATGAGGATCTGGCCGAGGTGCTCGAGTTGCTGCGCCACCGCCGGGTCATCTACCGGGGCACGCCGCTCATCTTCTCGGAAGAGCCGGTGCGTCCGCAGATCCACCTGGAATCCCGGCCCGATGGCGCCACGGCCCGCATCGAGCTGCTCTTTCCGGATGGCGTGGGCGCCCAGATCAAGGACGTCATCCTCCTTGCGGGCCAGCGCACCTGGGTCGTCCAAGCCCAATCGCTGTTCGCGGTGGAGCCAGATTTTCCGCCCCGGTTGCTGCGCAAGTGGCTGCTGGAGCCGGTCATGGCCTTCCCGGCCCCCCAGCTTGATCGCGTGCTGACGTTCTTCGCCGCGCACCTGCCGCGCTTCCGCATGGTGCTGAAGGCGGACAACATCGACGTGGACGAGTCGGTGGAGCCCCACTTCTTGCTCACCTTGGAAGGCACCGCGGAGCGCGTGAAGGTCCAGCTCGCCGCGCGCTACGGGCAGACCACGGTGCCGGTGTCCCCCACGGCCTCTCATCTGGGCTACGCCAGCGGCGTAGGCAACGAGAGCCGCAAGCTCTACCGCCGGCGCGAGGAGTTGGAGCGCGGCGCGGGCAAGCAGTTGCTGGAGATGGGCCTGCGCTTCGATGGGGCGGCCCAGGTGTACGAAACCAATGGGGATTCCGCGCTCGAGTTCTGGGCCCGTGGACTTGCATCGTTGCCTGCTGCCTGGGAGCGCTTCGGGGTCCAGGCTCCCAAGGTGCGGCTGCGCCCGAAAATCAAGCCGCGCATCCGGGTAGGGATGAGCGGGGTGAACTGGTTCGATCTCGACGCGGAGTTCGTCACCGACGATCAGGCGGTGGACCTGGGCGCGGTGCGGATGTGGCTGGACTCGGGACGGCGCTTCGTGCCCCTCAAGGACGGCAGCTTCGCGGAGGCGGATCCCGCCGAGCTCAAGCGCGTGGCGGACATCCTGGAAGAGGCGGGGGCCTTGCCGGGCCGGACGCGGACCCGGCTGCCCTTGCACCAGTCCGTGGCGCTGGATCTGCTGGCGGACCTGGGCGAGTTCACCGAGGTGGAGGCCAAGGCGCGCCAGGCGATGATGGAGCTGCGCGACACCGCGGGCGTGCCCAAGGTGGCCTTGCCCGAGGGGCTCACCGCCACGCTGCGCCACTACCAGGAGTCGGGCCTGTCCTGGCTCTGGTTCCTGCACCGCCACGGCCTGTCCGGCATCCTCGCGGACGACATGGGCCTTGGAAAGACGGTCCAATCCCTGAGCCTCTTGCAGAAGGTGGCCAACGAGGAGGGCCGCAAGCCTTCGCTCGTCGTGGCCCCCACCAGCGTGCTGGCCAACTGGGAGCGCGAGGCCGAGCGTTTCACCCCCAACCTCAAGGTCATGGTGTGGCACGGCCAGGACCGCAAGGAGCGCGCCGAGGATCTCAAGGACATGGACCTGGTGCTGACCTCCTACGCCCTGGTGCGAAGGGATCTGGATCAGCTCTCCCAGGTGGGCTTCCGCTACGTCATCCTCGACGAGGCGCAGAACATCAAGAACGCCGACAGCGCCACCGCGCAGTCGTGCAAGACGTTGCCCAGCGACTCCCGGCTGGCGCTCACCGGTACGCCGCTGGAGAACCGCCTCAGCGAGCTGTGGAGCCTCTTCGACTTCCTCATGCCGGGCTTTCTCGGCAGCGCCGAGGGCTTCAGCGACCGCTATGAGCAGCCCATCCAGGTGGCCAATGACGTCACCGCGCGGGACCGGCTGCGCCGCCGCATCCAGCCGTTCATCCTGCGCCGCCTCAAGACGGAGGTGGCCAGCGACTTGCCGCCCAAGACGGAGAGCGTGGCCTGGTGCGAGATGGAGCCGGGCCAGGCTGCCCTCTACCGCGAGGTATTGGAGGAGAGCCGCCGCAAGGTCAGCGAGAGCATCGAGAAGGTGGGGTTCAAGCGCAGCCGGGTGTCCATCCTCGCCGCGCTGATGCGCCTGCGGCAGGTGTGCTGTGATCCGCGTCTGCTCAAGCTGCCGCCCAACACGCTGTTGCCCGCCAGCGCCAAGCTGGAGCGCTTCGGCCAGCTCGTGGACGATCTGGTGGCCGAGGGGCACCGCGCCCTTGTCTTCAGCCAGTTCACCGAGATGCTGGAGCTGCTCAAGACCGAGGCCGACAAGCGGGGCCTGAGCTACCTCTACCTGGATGGCCGCACCAAGGATCGCATGGCCAAGGTGGACGACTTCAACCGCCCGGACGGCCCGCCGCTGTTCTTCATCAGCCTCAAGGCGGGCGGCACCGGCCTCAACCTCACTGCCGCCGACTACGTCATCCACTATGATCCCTGGTGGAACCCCGCCGTGGAGGACCAGGCCACGGACCGGACCCATCGCATCGGCCAGACCCGGGCCGTCATCAGCTACAAGCTCATTACCCGGGGCACCGTCGAGGAGAAGATCCTCTCCCTCCAGCGGCGCAAGAAGGAGCTCGCCGCCGGGGTGCTGGGAACCGAAGGCGACTTCGGCAGGTTGCTGACCGAGCAGGACATCGCCGACTTGTTCACGGAAACTTGA
- a CDS encoding adenine phosphoribosyltransferase: MSAETPLATELQARMRDVPDFPRPGIVFKDITPVLADPLLFHRLVHALAEPFRDQRITKVIGVEARGFILGAPVALALNAGFVPARKPGKLPHRTVAERYSLEYGSDGLEMHQDAVLSGERAIIVDDVLATGGTAEATAKLLAQVGGELVGFSFLIALGFLEGVKRLGPQRVHSLITL, translated from the coding sequence ATGAGCGCTGAAACCCCTCTTGCAACCGAACTCCAGGCCCGCATGCGCGACGTGCCTGACTTCCCCCGCCCGGGCATCGTCTTCAAGGACATCACCCCGGTGCTCGCCGATCCCCTGCTCTTCCACCGCCTCGTCCATGCCCTGGCGGAGCCCTTCCGGGACCAGCGCATCACCAAGGTGATCGGCGTGGAGGCCCGAGGCTTCATCCTCGGGGCGCCCGTGGCGCTCGCGTTGAATGCGGGTTTTGTCCCCGCGCGGAAACCCGGGAAGCTGCCCCACCGCACCGTCGCCGAGCGCTACTCGCTGGAGTACGGCTCCGATGGCCTGGAGATGCACCAGGATGCGGTGTTGAGCGGCGAGCGGGCCATCATCGTGGATGACGTCCTGGCCACCGGAGGCACCGCCGAGGCCACCGCGAAGCTCCTCGCCCAGGTGGGCGGCGAACTGGTGGGCTTCAGCTTCCTCATCGCGCTGGGCTTTCTCGAAGGCGTGAAGCGGCTGGGCCCCCAGCGCGTGCACAGCCTCATCACCCTGTAG
- the zigA gene encoding zinc metallochaperone GTPase ZigA, giving the protein MTKPGVDRRLPVTVLSGFLGAGKTTLLNHVLANREGRKVAVIVNDMSEVNIDARLVQGGRSALSRVDEKLVEMQNGCICCTLREDLLLEVTRLARQKRFDYLLIESTGISEPLPVAETFTFEDEGGKSLSHVARLDTMVTVVDAKHFLQDWESEDDLQARKLSLGTEDERTVADLLVEQVEFANVLVLSKLDLISREEASRLEAMLRHLNPEARLVRAERGHLPLEAILDTHLFDMEKAALAPGWLKELRGEHVPETQEYGISSFVYRARRPFHPGRFWELLYGGAQAWKPVLRSKGFFWLATRMDDTGLWSHAGSSASAEYAGTWYAALPHETWAEDPEVKAQVAQEWQEPWGDRRQEIVFIGAGLNEQSLRGKLDAALLTDQEFARGPLAWKRFRDPFPAWLEPMTPLKGG; this is encoded by the coding sequence ATGACGAAGCCTGGAGTGGATCGCCGACTGCCCGTGACCGTGCTGTCGGGTTTCCTGGGAGCGGGGAAGACGACCCTGCTCAACCATGTGCTCGCCAACCGCGAGGGGCGCAAGGTCGCCGTCATCGTCAATGACATGAGCGAGGTGAACATCGACGCCCGGCTGGTCCAGGGCGGCAGATCAGCGCTCTCCCGCGTGGACGAGAAGCTGGTGGAGATGCAGAACGGGTGCATTTGCTGCACCCTGCGCGAGGATCTGTTGCTGGAGGTAACGAGGCTCGCGCGGCAGAAACGCTTCGACTATCTGCTCATCGAGTCCACCGGCATCTCCGAGCCACTGCCCGTGGCCGAGACCTTCACCTTCGAAGACGAGGGTGGAAAGAGCCTCTCCCACGTGGCCCGGTTGGACACGATGGTCACGGTCGTCGATGCCAAGCACTTCCTTCAGGACTGGGAGAGCGAAGACGACCTACAAGCCCGCAAGCTGAGCTTGGGCACGGAGGATGAGCGCACCGTGGCGGACCTGCTGGTGGAGCAGGTGGAGTTCGCCAACGTGCTGGTGCTCTCCAAGCTGGACCTGATCTCCCGTGAAGAGGCGAGCCGCCTGGAGGCGATGCTGCGGCACCTCAACCCCGAGGCCCGGCTCGTCCGGGCAGAGCGGGGCCACTTGCCGCTGGAGGCCATCCTCGACACCCATCTCTTCGACATGGAGAAGGCGGCCCTGGCCCCGGGATGGCTCAAGGAGCTGCGGGGGGAACATGTCCCCGAGACGCAGGAGTACGGCATCTCCAGCTTCGTGTACCGCGCCCGCCGACCGTTCCACCCGGGCCGGTTCTGGGAACTCCTCTATGGAGGAGCCCAGGCATGGAAGCCCGTGCTGCGCTCCAAGGGCTTCTTCTGGCTGGCGACGCGCATGGACGACACGGGCCTCTGGTCACACGCGGGCAGTTCGGCGAGCGCCGAGTACGCAGGCACCTGGTACGCGGCCCTCCCCCACGAGACGTGGGCGGAAGATCCGGAGGTGAAGGCCCAGGTAGCGCAAGAGTGGCAGGAGCCATGGGGAGACCGTCGCCAGGAGATCGTCTTCATCGGCGCCGGGCTGAACGAGCAGTCTCTCCGAGGGAAGCTGGACGCCGCGCTCCTGACGGACCAGGAGTTCGCCCGGGGCCCCCTGGCGTGGAAGCGCTTCCGGGATCCCTTTCCCGCCTGGCTCGAACCCATGACCCCCCTCAAGGGAGGCTAG
- a CDS encoding threonine synthase, with product MPFSHLTHLSCTKCGKTYDPAALLNVCQAPGCAGSLFAEYDLPRLSREDTASRDRTIWRWHELMPARRPEDILTLGEGGTPLLHARRLGERLSMPDVWIKEEAGNPTGSFKARGLGAAVTMAKALGARAIALPTAGNAGGAAAAYAAKAGLPCHVFMPKDTPKVFRLECEAYGARVTLVDGLIDDCGRIVAQRKEAEGWFDVSTLKEPYRVEGKKTMGYELAEQFGWTLPDVIVYPTGGGTGLIGMWKAFDEMERLGWIGPKRPRMISVQAEGCAPIPKAFAEGKEVSVRFENAHTYASGLRVPKAYADYLVLKILRASKGEAVTISDDEMRRGVNELAASEGLYAAPEGGAAWEAVKKLLAAQKVQRTERVVVFDTGTGYKYID from the coding sequence ATGCCTTTCTCCCACTTGACGCACCTGTCCTGCACGAAGTGCGGGAAGACGTATGACCCGGCGGCGCTCCTCAACGTCTGTCAGGCACCGGGGTGTGCGGGCTCCCTCTTCGCGGAATACGATTTGCCGCGACTGTCTCGCGAGGACACCGCCTCGCGCGACCGGACCATCTGGCGCTGGCATGAGCTGATGCCCGCCCGCCGTCCCGAGGACATCCTCACGCTGGGAGAGGGCGGGACTCCCCTCCTGCACGCCCGAAGGCTGGGCGAGCGCCTGTCCATGCCGGATGTCTGGATCAAGGAGGAGGCAGGCAATCCCACCGGCTCCTTCAAAGCACGCGGACTCGGCGCCGCGGTGACGATGGCCAAGGCGCTCGGAGCCCGTGCCATCGCCCTGCCGACCGCGGGCAACGCGGGGGGAGCTGCCGCGGCCTATGCGGCGAAGGCGGGCTTGCCCTGCCACGTCTTCATGCCCAAGGACACCCCGAAAGTCTTCCGGCTCGAATGCGAGGCCTACGGCGCGCGGGTGACGCTCGTCGACGGGCTCATCGACGACTGCGGCCGCATCGTCGCGCAGCGCAAGGAGGCCGAGGGCTGGTTCGACGTCTCGACGCTGAAGGAGCCGTACCGTGTCGAGGGGAAGAAGACGATGGGGTACGAACTGGCCGAGCAGTTCGGATGGACGCTGCCGGACGTCATCGTCTATCCCACGGGGGGCGGAACGGGGCTCATCGGCATGTGGAAGGCCTTCGATGAGATGGAGCGGCTCGGATGGATTGGCCCGAAGCGCCCGAGGATGATCTCCGTACAAGCCGAGGGCTGCGCGCCGATTCCAAAGGCCTTCGCGGAAGGAAAAGAGGTGTCGGTGCGCTTCGAGAACGCCCACACCTATGCCAGTGGCCTGCGTGTTCCGAAGGCGTACGCGGACTACCTCGTCCTGAAGATCCTGCGCGCGTCGAAGGGCGAGGCGGTCACCATTTCCGACGACGAGATGCGCCGGGGCGTGAACGAGCTGGCCGCAAGCGAAGGGCTCTATGCAGCGCCCGAGGGCGGCGCGGCGTGGGAGGCCGTGAAGAAGCTGCTCGCCGCCCAGAAAGTCCAGCGCACGGAGCGGGTGGTCGTTTTCGACACGGGGACTGGCTACAAGTACATCGACTGA